In a single window of the Pseudochaenichthys georgianus chromosome 16, fPseGeo1.2, whole genome shotgun sequence genome:
- the stmn2a gene encoding stathmin-2a — MAKTAIAYKEKMKELSVLSLICSCFYPETRKTLVCEFEDMEVKTLNKRASGQAFEVILKPLSPVSDVAHNLPSPPKRAISLEDIEKKLEAAEDRRKYQEAQVMRALAEKRDHERDVLLKAMEENSNFSKMAEEKLQYKMEQIKENREAHLAAMLERLQEREKHAALVRKNKELREELTA; from the exons ATGGCCAAAACAGCAATCG CATATAAAGAGAAGATGAAGGAGCTGTCCGTCCTCTCCCTCATCTGCTCCTGCTTCTACCCAGAGACACGCAAGACACTTGTGTGTGAGTTTGAAG ACATGGAGGTGAAAACTTTGAACAAGCGAGCTTCTGGCCAGGCCTTTGAGGTGATTCTCAAGCCTCTGTCTCCAGTGTCAGATGTGGCTCACAACCTCCCCTCACCCCCAAAGAGGGCTATTTCTTTGGAGGACATTGAGAAGAAACTGGAGGCTGCTGAGGACAGGAGGAAG taTCAGGAGGCCCAGGTGATGAGGGCTTTGGCAGAAAAGCGCGACCATGAGAGGGATGTGTTGCTAAAGGCCATGGAGGAGAACAGCAACTTCAGCAAGATGGCTGAGGAGAAGCTCCAGTATAAGATGGAGCAGATCAAGGAGAACCGTGAGGCCCATTTGGCAGCCATGCTCGAGCGTCTACAGGAGAGG GAGAAACATGCAGCTCTGGTGCGCAAGAACAAAGAGCTGAGGGAAGAGCTGACAGCATGA
- the upp1 gene encoding uridine phosphorylase 1, translated as MNPEEEKRATPCSSPVFVHNPHLDVMKDDVLYHFALGTATHNLPAMFGDVKFVCVGGSPWRMKSFTEYIAAEIRMEDPESEYPNICAGTDRYAMYKVGPVLSVSHGMGIPSIAIMLHELIKLLHHAHCEDVTIVRIGTSGGIGLEPGTVVVTKKSMDATFLPKFEQVILGKTVERNTDLDQCLAEELLQCSKELNQFETVIGNTMCTLDFYEGQARLDGAFCSYTEKDKQDYLKKASEAGICNIEMESSVFAAMCKLSGLRAAVVCVTLLDRLKGDQMNGSHEVLQSYQLRPQILVGNYIKKLLKAKAGRSCNSATV; from the exons CCCTGTTTTTGTTCACAACCCACACCTGGATGTAATGAAAGATGACGTCCTCTACCACTTCGCGTTGGGAACAGCAACTCACAACCTACCTGCCATGTTTGGTGATGTCAAA tttgtgtgtgttggaggcagTCCATGGAGAATGAAATCATTCACTGAGTATATTGCTGCTGAGATCCGCATGGAAGACCCCGAGTCAGAGTACCCAAACATCTGTGCTGgaacggaccgctatgctatgTACAAAGTTGGCCCTGTGCTGTCTGTCAGT CATGGGATGGGCATCCCATCTATTGCCATAATGTTGCATGAGCTAATAAAGCTCCTCCATCACGCTCATTGTGAAGATGTTACAATTGTACGTATTGGAACGTCGGGAGGAATAG GACTTGAGCCTGGCACAGTTGTTGTCACCAAGAAGTCTATGGATGCCACCTTCCTGCCCAAGTTTGAGCAGGTGATCCTGGGGAAGACCGTGGAGCGTAATACTGATCTGGACCAATGCCTGGCTGAGGAGCTGTTGCAGTGCAGCAAGGAGCTCAACCAGTTTGAGACAGTGATAGGCAACACCATGTGTACACTGGATTTCTATGAAG GGCAAGCCCGTCTGGATGGGGCATTCTGCTCCTACACCGAGAAGGATAAACAGGACTACCTCAAAAAAGCCAGTGAAGCAGGAATCTGCAATATAGAAATGGAGTCATCAGTTTTTGCTGCCATGTGCAAACTGAGTGGTCTTCGAG CGGCTGTGGTTTGTGTCACGTTACTGGATCGTCTGAAGGGGGATCAGATGAACGGCTCTCATGAAGTTCTTCAGAGTTACCAACTACGTCCTCAGATACTGGTCGGAAACTACATTAAGAAGCTGTTAAAGGCCAAAGCAGGACGTAGctgcaacagtgcaacagtatAA
- the LOC117461120 gene encoding hairy/enhancer-of-split related with YRPW motif protein 1-like, translated as MKRSHNYSSSESDLDDNIEVEKDSGDENGQLDSHGSMSPSTTTQVQARKRRRGIIEKRRRDRINSSLSELRRLVPSAFEKQGSAKLEKAEILQMTVDHLKMLHASGGKGFFEAHALAKDYRSLGFRECLAETARYLSIIEGRDGTDPLRVRLVSHLSNYASQREVHTGLEHLAWGSAYGTAHAHLHHPLLLQHPLGRTPASRSKSSPPSSSSSSTSSSPSSEASGTSRLGVMPHIENIRVPPNGSLTLSLSVPTSKLSPPLLSSLSSLSAFPLSFGAFPLVSPTALGTVSPSSTLSKPYRPWGTEIGAF; from the exons ATGAAGCGAAGCCACAATTACAGCTCTTCGGAGAGCGACCTGGACGACAATATTGAGGTGGAGAAGGATAGTGGTGACGAAAATGG TCAACTTGATTCTCACGGCTCGATGTCACCCTCCACAACCACCCAAGTTCAAGCTAGAAAAAGGCGCAGAGGG ATTATTGAGAAACGGAGACGTGACAGAATCAATAGCAGTCTGTCAGAGTTGAGAAGATTGGTGCCAAGTGCTTTTGAGAAACAG GGATCAGCTAAATTGGAAAAAGCTGAAATTTTACAAATGACTGTGGACCATTTAAAGATGCTTCATGCATCTGGTGGCAAAG GTTTCTTTGAGGCTCATGCACTCGCTAAGGATTACCGCTCTCTTGGCTTCAGGGAGTGCCTGGCAGAGACAGCTCGCTACCTGAGCATTATCGAAGGCCGGGATGGGACAGACCCCCTGCGTGTACGTTTGGTGTCCCACCTCAGCAACTACGCCTCTCAGAGGGAGGTGCACACTGGACTGGAACACTTAGCCTGGGGCTCAGCATACGGGACTGCCCATGCCCATCTCCACCACCCCCTACTCCTACAACACCCTCTGGGCAGGACACCTGCATCCAGAAGCAAAAGTAGCccaccctcctcctcttcttcttccacATCTTCCTCCCCCTCCAGCGAGGCATCTGGGACTTCCAGACTGGGTGTCATGCCCCACATAGAGAACATCAGGGTGCCCCCGAACGGCTCGCTGACCCTCAGTCTGTCCGTGCCAACATCCAAGCTTTCGCCCCCACTCCTTTCATCCCTCTCCTCGCTGTCGGCCTTCCCCCTCTCCTTCGGTGCTTTCCCCCTAGTGTCCCCGACAGCCCTCGGCACAGTGAGCCCCTCCTCCACCCTCTCAAAGCCCTACAGGCCGTGGGGTACGGAAATTGGGGCCTTCTGA